The Streptomyces sp. RKAG293 genome includes a region encoding these proteins:
- a CDS encoding transporter substrate-binding domain-containing protein, with translation MRQARHTAITLAGLLTLALVVNCSGPGSSGGDSVLTSPIVVGTVNDAPGFDTGTINQSGFDIDVMKNIGAAQNAKTVSTIIDYASRESGLLDGSLKLVIATYSITPERNQKGIDFAGPYMVSPQALLVRADDKRFTHKAALKDKSVCTVEGSTGSRTKIPGANMATQVQTTQDCLNLLDRSDTDAVFSDALILYGYVNSNPTKYQVVLPGVFGELQYTGIGILGGHHADCAKLDELLSAFLDNQWAQDFKNNFPVAAQKYSGADTSTGDYQSIFKPTAQDMQRLSCKL, from the coding sequence GTGCGCCAGGCGCGCCACACCGCGATCACGCTTGCCGGCCTGCTCACCCTCGCGTTGGTGGTCAACTGTTCCGGGCCGGGCTCGTCAGGCGGCGATTCCGTACTCACCAGCCCTATCGTCGTCGGCACCGTGAACGACGCACCCGGCTTCGATACCGGCACCATCAACCAGTCCGGTTTCGACATCGACGTCATGAAGAACATCGGCGCCGCGCAGAATGCCAAGACGGTATCGACGATCATCGACTACGCGAGCCGGGAGAGCGGACTGCTGGACGGCAGCCTCAAACTCGTCATCGCCACGTACTCGATCACCCCGGAGCGGAATCAGAAGGGCATCGACTTCGCCGGCCCCTACATGGTCTCCCCGCAAGCACTCCTGGTTCGTGCGGACGACAAGCGGTTCACGCACAAGGCCGCTCTGAAGGACAAGAGCGTCTGCACCGTCGAGGGATCGACCGGCTCCAGGACGAAGATTCCCGGCGCGAACATGGCCACCCAGGTGCAGACCACACAGGACTGCCTCAACCTCCTGGACCGCTCCGACACCGACGCCGTCTTCAGCGACGCGCTCATCCTCTACGGCTACGTGAACTCCAACCCCACGAAGTACCAGGTGGTACTCCCCGGCGTCTTCGGTGAACTCCAGTACACGGGCATCGGCATCCTTGGGGGCCATCACGCCGACTGCGCCAAGCTCGACGAACTACTGAGCGCCTTCCTCGACAACCAGTGGGCCCAGGACTTCAAGAACAACTTCCCCGTAGCCGCACAGAAGTACTCCGGAGCCGACACCTCCACCGGGGACTACCAATCCATCTTCAAACCCACCGCACAGGACATGCAGCGGCTCTCCTGCAAGCTCTGA
- a CDS encoding DUF397 domain-containing protein, translated as MQSVTNGISATALTGVVWVKSSHSDPVGNCVEAAALPGGEVALRNSRHPQGPALVYTRSEIAAFLAGARDGEFDRFI; from the coding sequence ATGCAGAGCGTCACCAATGGCATTTCAGCGACGGCCCTGACGGGTGTCGTATGGGTCAAGAGTTCCCACAGCGATCCGGTCGGCAACTGCGTGGAAGCCGCTGCACTGCCCGGCGGAGAGGTGGCACTGCGCAACTCCCGCCACCCACAGGGGCCGGCGCTGGTGTACACACGGTCGGAGATCGCCGCTTTCCTGGCGGGAGCCCGGGACGGGGAGTTCGATCGTTTCATCTGA
- a CDS encoding helix-turn-helix transcriptional regulator yields MSAERLHIAALEPYLNPVTPTPFVLKKLVGSLLQRMRLEADFTGPDVKHHLGMSTAKLCRIESGEGKRPAHESDVVALLDLYGVEDDDAAVLLALLANADRRGWWQRGNPKLLDWLDRFIDLQEGASLIRTFELMLVPGLLQTESYAEAVIRRGRRPTSESEILRAVRLRMQRQELLVRPGGATLWAVIDESVLYRNYGGAQVMAEQLQRLLALSELSENASRVRLQIIPQCPPEAVAPGMAFTYLRFPHQDLADVAYTELPKGGVFEEDPEHTADYRMQLDLLSQIALTPADTRALLRATIRERYS; encoded by the coding sequence GTGTCCGCCGAGCGTCTGCACATTGCCGCACTTGAGCCTTACCTCAATCCGGTCACCCCGACACCTTTCGTGTTGAAGAAGCTGGTGGGCAGTCTTCTGCAGCGCATGCGCCTGGAGGCGGACTTCACGGGGCCGGACGTCAAGCATCATCTGGGGATGTCGACCGCGAAGCTCTGCCGGATTGAGAGCGGTGAGGGCAAGCGGCCTGCCCACGAGTCCGATGTGGTCGCTCTGCTCGATCTCTACGGTGTCGAGGACGACGATGCCGCCGTGCTGTTGGCACTGTTGGCCAACGCCGACCGGCGCGGGTGGTGGCAGCGCGGCAACCCCAAGCTTTTGGACTGGCTGGATCGGTTCATCGATCTGCAGGAAGGCGCATCGCTCATCCGCACGTTCGAGCTGATGCTGGTGCCGGGTTTGCTCCAGACGGAGTCCTACGCCGAGGCAGTGATCCGTCGTGGCCGGAGGCCGACGTCGGAATCGGAGATCCTGCGCGCTGTCCGCTTGCGGATGCAGCGTCAGGAGCTCTTGGTGCGTCCCGGCGGCGCCACGCTGTGGGCGGTCATCGACGAATCCGTGCTCTACCGGAACTACGGTGGGGCGCAGGTGATGGCGGAGCAGCTGCAGCGGCTGCTGGCCCTGTCGGAGTTGTCCGAGAACGCCTCGCGTGTCCGTCTGCAGATCATCCCTCAGTGTCCTCCGGAGGCGGTGGCACCGGGCATGGCCTTCACCTACCTGCGGTTCCCGCACCAGGACTTGGCGGATGTGGCCTACACCGAGCTGCCCAAGGGCGGTGTGTTCGAGGAGGACCCCGAACACACCGCGGACTACCGGATGCAGTTGGACCTGCTGTCGCAGATCGCCTTGACGCCGGCTGATACCCGGGCGTTGCTGCGCGCCACGATCAGAGAGCGCTACAGCTGA
- a CDS encoding SAM-dependent methyltransferase has protein sequence MSYSDTPLPVTVDVNVPSVARMYDFLLGGKDSYPVDQDACAALLEEVPSTKALAVNNRRFLQRAVRTLASEYGIRQFVDHGSGLPTQDNVHQVAQRVDPSCRVVYIDNDPMVMAHGRAILEENTSTTVIHADMRDTDTIFEHPDTRRLIDPDQPTAALFVSVLHCIPDQDDPAALVRRVADRLAPGSFLVVCQLVSDDPKVRDFVTTFMDEQTHGHWGRVREEKDVQDFVTGMDILTPGLVEVSTWRPDTDLFPHQATQEWTEFGGVVRLP, from the coding sequence ATGAGCTACAGCGACACACCTCTGCCCGTGACGGTCGACGTGAACGTGCCCAGCGTCGCCCGAATGTACGACTTCCTACTCGGCGGGAAGGACAGCTATCCCGTCGATCAGGACGCATGCGCAGCATTACTCGAAGAGGTGCCCAGCACCAAGGCACTTGCGGTCAACAACCGGCGCTTCCTGCAGCGGGCCGTACGCACCCTGGCCTCGGAGTACGGCATCCGCCAATTCGTCGACCACGGGTCGGGCCTGCCCACCCAGGACAACGTCCACCAGGTCGCCCAGCGCGTCGACCCGTCCTGCCGTGTCGTTTACATCGACAACGACCCGATGGTCATGGCCCATGGGCGGGCCATCTTGGAGGAGAACACCTCCACCACGGTCATCCACGCCGACATGCGCGACACCGACACCATCTTCGAACACCCCGACACCCGCCGGCTCATCGACCCGGACCAGCCCACCGCCGCATTGTTCGTCTCGGTCCTGCACTGCATCCCCGACCAGGACGACCCCGCCGCCCTGGTGCGCCGGGTCGCTGACCGGCTGGCACCGGGCAGCTTCCTGGTGGTGTGCCAACTCGTCAGCGACGACCCCAAGGTCCGGGACTTCGTCACCACCTTCATGGACGAACAGACACACGGCCACTGGGGCCGGGTCCGCGAGGAGAAGGACGTGCAGGACTTCGTGACCGGCATGGACATCCTCACCCCGGGCCTGGTGGAAGTCTCCACCTGGCGTCCGGATACCGATCTGTTCCCCCATCAGGCCACTCAGGAATGGACCGAATTCGGCGGGGTCGTCCGCCTCCCCTGA
- a CDS encoding McrC family protein — protein MPERTEIRLGEYQSARIGIEQLTSRDVDRLHALQDRGGLTLTPDRTGWRLKADATVGVLILDRVRLVLEPKFAIPGAQLMRWLAYALAAPVPHQATARPWATDHDGYADLIAAALLAECQALLRDGLRRDYVRQERLEPLVRGRLDVAAQATRRYGQLDQLHVRTFDREPDIWDNRVLGTALKAALPLARNPDLARALHQTAAAFSHAPTPGAALRALDRVQYTRLNVRYHAAHSWARLLLRGGGVTDILADHGATAESLLLAMPALWESVVRRLVSQAAAANGGRTVPAGGATGITVRGDLGNSSTFRPDVLVSLPARDTAQPRLLPVDAKYKRYDRQSVGADDVHQLLTYIAGYAPDDTPTAVIIHPQPGGHTHRTLRVVGPARTLGTIHVLGIDTHATPDEAVTIVRSALR, from the coding sequence ATGCCTGAACGCACCGAGATCCGCCTCGGCGAGTACCAGTCCGCCCGAATCGGAATCGAGCAGCTCACTTCGCGCGATGTCGACCGGCTGCACGCACTCCAGGACCGCGGCGGCCTCACTCTGACACCGGATCGCACAGGGTGGCGGCTGAAGGCGGATGCCACCGTCGGCGTCCTCATACTGGACCGGGTCCGACTCGTCCTCGAGCCCAAGTTCGCCATCCCCGGCGCACAACTCATGCGCTGGCTCGCCTACGCCCTCGCCGCGCCGGTGCCACACCAAGCCACCGCGCGGCCTTGGGCCACCGACCACGACGGCTATGCGGACCTCATCGCCGCCGCACTTCTGGCGGAATGCCAGGCACTGCTGCGAGATGGGCTGCGACGGGACTACGTGCGCCAAGAACGACTGGAACCCCTGGTGCGCGGACGGTTGGATGTCGCCGCTCAGGCCACGCGCCGATACGGCCAACTCGACCAGCTGCATGTGCGCACCTTCGACCGTGAACCCGACATCTGGGACAACCGCGTGCTGGGCACGGCGCTGAAAGCCGCGCTGCCACTGGCGCGCAATCCCGACCTTGCCCGCGCCCTGCACCAGACCGCCGCAGCGTTCTCGCACGCCCCTACTCCTGGCGCGGCCCTGCGCGCCTTGGACCGAGTCCAGTACACCCGCCTGAACGTCCGCTACCACGCTGCCCACAGCTGGGCCCGTCTGCTCCTGCGCGGCGGCGGTGTCACCGACATCCTTGCCGACCACGGGGCCACGGCGGAGAGTCTGCTGTTGGCCATGCCCGCCCTCTGGGAATCAGTCGTCCGACGCCTCGTCTCCCAGGCTGCGGCAGCCAACGGCGGGCGAACTGTCCCCGCCGGCGGCGCGACCGGGATCACCGTCCGCGGCGACCTGGGGAACAGCTCGACATTCCGCCCCGACGTTCTGGTGAGTCTCCCCGCCCGTGACACGGCACAGCCGCGGCTGCTGCCGGTGGACGCCAAGTACAAGCGCTACGACCGCCAGAGCGTTGGCGCCGACGACGTCCACCAACTCCTCACCTACATCGCCGGCTACGCCCCCGATGACACCCCGACCGCCGTGATCATCCATCCTCAGCCGGGCGGCCATACCCATCGCACTCTGCGCGTTGTCGGCCCGGCGCGGACGCTCGGCACCATTCACGTGCTCGGCATCGACACGCACGCAACCCCCGATGAAGCAGTCACCATCGTGCGGTCCGCGCTGCGGTAG
- a CDS encoding AAA family ATPase: MNDTVDVRVAAARFDRSGAAEDQALAEDERKRVLTEFPLQEWPTLPLERYALGLDPAGSLMTYCRLMEFGVPRLGSIKGGSAAKHIMYRHNSGEWRVAAPLRNLQQQDAWAQLRGQYVQAFEAAAAGDFEALDDLDVLRFGPALVTKSLATYFPEHFLPVYSSDHLRRFLTLLGAAPERDAPTWRLNRKLRELVRSRPEFEAWTGHEVMHFLYQDFDPRPRQRTIWKIAPGERGRLWQDCLEGAFICVAWDEVGDLGQYQSDSELKQALDVAGPDNTGGSLSTARRLLAFRDLEAGDRVVANRGVSEILATGTVTGGYRFDPDRSQFQHLVPVHWDTSHAQVLAKPQHGWRSTFAKVDPERFAKFTARRAGSAATGSSPNGAQPLELPEEVQGVLDALQRKGQVILHGPPGTGKTRLALNVALALGGRADAITADSAPRAEALADVLTGERVRLVTFHPSYGYEDFVEGFKPDLSAVGPGLTLALSDGLFHTLCQAATAQPEHTFLLVIDEINRGDLPRIFGELITLLEMDKRGLPVTLPISKRSFSVPPNLRIIGTMNTADRSTSHLDAAIRRRFAFLPVAPDPDAVSGTVGPLDLAAFFESLNTRITRHLDADHQIGHAYLLCASGPIATEGELAAAFHHEVIPLLEDYCLGRADLLHQILGRLVDADTGRPSLMTPQDLVAALATEFTSGEPGPDA; encoded by the coding sequence ATGAACGACACGGTGGATGTGCGGGTGGCGGCGGCCAGGTTCGACCGGAGCGGTGCGGCCGAGGACCAAGCCCTGGCCGAGGACGAGCGCAAGCGGGTACTCACCGAGTTCCCGCTGCAGGAATGGCCGACGCTGCCACTGGAGCGCTACGCGCTGGGCCTGGACCCGGCGGGGTCGCTCATGACGTACTGCCGGCTGATGGAGTTCGGCGTCCCGCGTCTGGGCAGCATCAAGGGCGGCAGCGCCGCGAAGCACATCATGTACCGACACAACTCCGGCGAGTGGCGCGTGGCGGCGCCGCTGCGCAATCTGCAGCAGCAGGATGCCTGGGCGCAGCTACGGGGCCAGTACGTGCAGGCCTTCGAGGCGGCGGCCGCAGGAGACTTCGAAGCCCTGGACGACCTCGATGTCCTGCGGTTCGGGCCGGCGCTGGTGACCAAGTCGCTGGCCACCTATTTCCCCGAGCATTTCCTGCCCGTCTATTCGTCGGACCATCTACGCCGATTCCTGACCCTGCTCGGCGCGGCGCCCGAGCGTGATGCACCGACGTGGCGCCTCAACCGCAAGCTGCGGGAACTTGTCCGGTCGCGGCCCGAGTTCGAAGCCTGGACCGGGCACGAGGTGATGCACTTCCTCTACCAGGACTTCGATCCGCGTCCGCGGCAGCGCACGATCTGGAAGATCGCCCCCGGTGAGCGCGGCCGCCTGTGGCAGGACTGCCTGGAGGGCGCGTTCATCTGCGTCGCCTGGGACGAGGTGGGCGACCTGGGCCAGTACCAGAGCGACAGCGAGCTGAAGCAGGCTCTGGACGTGGCCGGGCCCGACAACACCGGCGGCAGCCTGAGCACTGCGCGGAGGCTGCTGGCCTTCCGGGACCTGGAAGCCGGTGACCGGGTGGTGGCCAACCGCGGCGTCTCCGAGATCCTGGCCACCGGTACCGTCACCGGGGGCTACCGCTTCGATCCGGACCGCTCGCAGTTCCAACACCTGGTCCCGGTGCATTGGGACACTTCCCACGCGCAGGTTCTGGCGAAACCGCAGCACGGCTGGCGCTCCACCTTCGCCAAGGTGGACCCCGAACGCTTCGCCAAGTTCACCGCGCGCCGCGCCGGTTCCGCCGCAACCGGGAGCTCACCGAACGGAGCACAGCCGCTGGAGCTCCCCGAGGAGGTCCAAGGCGTGCTGGACGCGCTGCAGCGCAAGGGGCAGGTAATCCTGCACGGACCGCCCGGCACCGGCAAGACCCGGCTCGCGCTCAATGTCGCCCTCGCCCTCGGTGGCCGGGCCGACGCGATCACCGCCGACTCCGCCCCACGTGCCGAGGCGCTGGCAGACGTGCTGACCGGTGAACGGGTGCGCTTGGTGACCTTTCACCCTTCCTACGGCTACGAGGACTTCGTCGAAGGATTCAAGCCCGACCTCTCCGCCGTCGGTCCCGGGTTGACCCTCGCACTGTCCGACGGGCTGTTCCACACCCTGTGCCAGGCGGCCACCGCGCAACCCGAGCACACCTTCCTGCTGGTCATCGACGAGATCAACCGCGGCGACCTGCCGCGAATCTTCGGCGAGCTGATCACCTTGCTGGAGATGGACAAGCGCGGCCTGCCGGTTACCCTCCCGATCAGCAAACGCAGCTTCTCGGTGCCACCGAACCTTCGCATCATCGGGACGATGAACACCGCAGACCGCAGCACCAGCCACCTGGACGCCGCCATCCGCCGCCGCTTCGCCTTCCTGCCCGTCGCCCCGGACCCGGACGCCGTCTCGGGCACGGTCGGCCCCCTGGATCTGGCCGCGTTCTTCGAGTCCCTCAACACCCGCATCACTCGACACCTCGACGCCGACCACCAGATCGGGCACGCCTACCTGCTGTGCGCGAGTGGGCCGATCGCCACCGAAGGCGAACTCGCTGCCGCCTTCCACCACGAGGTGATCCCGCTTCTGGAGGACTACTGCCTGGGTCGGGCCGACCTGCTGCACCAGATCCTCGGCCGTCTGGTCGACGCGGACACCGGACGCCCGTCGCTGATGACTCCCCAGGACCTTGTCGCCGCCCTGGCCACCGAATTCACCAGCGGCGAGCCGGGCCCCGATGCCTGA
- a CDS encoding WGR domain-containing protein gives MAAARAEETTYLELSQDDGGAHKFYEVTVDGTTVSVRYGRIGAAGQLQISTFPTGEKAKAAAAKKVGEKVRKGYAPAVAGQRAARAVTRRQVTSAPSTARATAPVLWRFRTGASAFGIHIDEDRCWVGNQRGDVYTLGHDGEVLARFSLPDGVKCLVADDFWIYAGCDDGKVYDLSSKVPFAAYEIADDVDIFWLDIHEGVLNVADRNGGLTVIDHEDEFQWSRRSAGSSAWMVRADDRAVFHGHNQGVTAYAADGSGELWHTRTTGNVLFGWQEDTAVYAGTGRRVVERLSKATGRIEATYACDTAVYSCATSQGGQYVFAGDSASSVYCFDADGIRLWKLGTGGGSALSMQYRDEKLYIVTTDGSLACIDASAAAIAAAQTGTVPVARDVKEAAALPTYTPAATVATVSAVPAPGAGIVVECVQVGGRLRVHVVSDGFEPTWHVQFPRSMRQIGARYVVDALHTSSGGFYRVRGEIKRLV, from the coding sequence ATGGCGGCTGCGCGGGCGGAAGAGACGACGTATTTGGAGCTGTCGCAGGACGACGGCGGGGCGCACAAGTTCTACGAGGTGACCGTCGACGGCACGACGGTTTCCGTGCGGTACGGGCGGATCGGCGCGGCCGGGCAGCTGCAGATCTCGACGTTTCCCACGGGGGAGAAGGCGAAGGCCGCGGCGGCGAAGAAGGTTGGTGAGAAGGTCCGGAAGGGATACGCGCCGGCGGTGGCGGGGCAGCGCGCAGCGCGTGCGGTGACGCGACGCCAGGTGACCTCGGCGCCCTCCACGGCGCGGGCGACGGCGCCGGTGTTGTGGCGGTTCCGTACGGGCGCTTCGGCCTTCGGGATCCATATCGACGAGGACCGCTGCTGGGTGGGGAACCAGCGCGGCGATGTCTACACCTTGGGCCACGACGGCGAGGTGCTGGCCCGGTTCTCGCTGCCGGACGGGGTCAAGTGCCTGGTGGCGGACGACTTCTGGATCTATGCGGGGTGTGACGACGGCAAGGTGTACGACCTGTCGTCGAAGGTGCCCTTCGCCGCCTATGAAATCGCCGACGACGTGGACATCTTCTGGCTGGACATCCACGAGGGCGTGCTGAACGTCGCCGACCGCAACGGCGGTCTGACCGTCATCGACCACGAGGACGAGTTCCAGTGGTCGCGCAGGTCGGCGGGCTCGAGTGCGTGGATGGTGCGGGCGGACGACCGTGCGGTCTTCCACGGGCACAACCAGGGGGTGACGGCCTACGCGGCCGACGGCAGCGGGGAGTTGTGGCACACCCGCACCACGGGGAACGTGCTGTTCGGGTGGCAGGAGGACACCGCGGTGTACGCCGGCACGGGGCGGCGTGTGGTGGAGCGCCTGTCGAAAGCAACGGGCCGGATCGAGGCGACGTACGCCTGTGACACCGCGGTGTACTCCTGCGCCACGTCCCAGGGCGGCCAGTACGTCTTCGCGGGCGATTCCGCCTCCTCGGTCTACTGTTTCGACGCGGATGGCATCCGGCTGTGGAAGTTGGGCACGGGCGGCGGCTCGGCGCTCTCGATGCAGTACCGGGACGAGAAGCTCTACATCGTGACGACGGACGGCTCGCTGGCCTGCATCGACGCGAGCGCGGCGGCGATCGCGGCGGCGCAGACCGGCACGGTGCCGGTGGCGAGGGATGTCAAGGAAGCTGCCGCGCTGCCGACTTACACCCCGGCGGCGACCGTGGCGACGGTGAGCGCGGTGCCCGCGCCCGGGGCCGGGATCGTCGTGGAGTGCGTGCAGGTTGGCGGGCGGCTGCGGGTCCACGTCGTCTCGGACGGCTTTGAGCCGACGTGGCACGTCCAGTTCCCGCGCTCCATGCGGCAGATCGGCGCCCGCTATGTGGTGGACGCGCTGCACACCTCATCCGGCGGTTTCTACCGGGTGCGGGGCGAGATCAAGCGGCTGGTGTAA
- a CDS encoding NAD(P)H-binding protein — protein sequence MILVTGATGHIGRELTCELDAKGAKFRLLVRDPARAAGLSDRAERAVGDLGDPSTLTPAFAGVDKLFLLTQGIGTDYTAAAIAAAEAAGVSHIVHLSSLHVALDPLPAMARWHHEREEIIRASAIPATFLRPGGFMTNAFDWLPTIREGNVLDPVGPGRYAPIDPADIAAVAALVLTEAGHQDKEYVLTGDETFTVTEQVRVISQTIGRDIEVREVTTPDEAVRFRFPNGAPQALAEAVTEGFNLMRADTIGFRTDTVERLLGRKPRTFADWCARNADAFRRPETA from the coding sequence ATGATACTGGTCACCGGAGCCACCGGGCACATCGGCCGTGAACTCACCTGCGAACTCGACGCGAAGGGCGCGAAGTTTCGTCTCCTCGTCCGCGACCCCGCCCGCGCTGCCGGACTGTCCGACCGCGCCGAGCGCGCCGTCGGCGACCTGGGGGATCCCTCTACACTGACGCCGGCCTTCGCCGGCGTCGACAAACTCTTCCTGCTCACCCAGGGCATCGGCACTGACTACACCGCCGCCGCCATCGCCGCGGCCGAGGCCGCCGGGGTGAGCCACATCGTGCACCTGTCTTCCCTCCACGTCGCCCTTGACCCGCTGCCCGCGATGGCCCGCTGGCATCACGAACGCGAGGAGATCATCCGCGCCTCCGCAATACCCGCCACATTCCTTCGGCCCGGCGGTTTCATGACCAACGCCTTCGACTGGCTACCCACCATCCGCGAGGGAAACGTCCTCGACCCGGTCGGCCCGGGCCGCTACGCGCCGATCGACCCCGCGGACATCGCCGCGGTCGCCGCCCTCGTCCTCACCGAGGCCGGCCACCAGGACAAGGAGTACGTCCTCACCGGCGATGAGACGTTCACCGTCACCGAGCAGGTTCGGGTCATCTCCCAGACGATCGGCCGCGACATCGAGGTCCGAGAAGTGACCACACCGGACGAGGCCGTACGGTTCCGCTTCCCCAACGGGGCACCCCAGGCACTCGCCGAAGCCGTCACCGAGGGCTTCAACCTCATGCGCGCCGACACCATCGGGTTCCGGACGGACACCGTCGAGCGACTACTCGGACGCAAGCCGCGGACTTTCGCGGACTGGTGCGCGCGCAACGCCGACGCGTTCCGACGGCCTGAAACCGCCTGA
- a CDS encoding MarR family winged helix-turn-helix transcriptional regulator: protein MAEFLDLHGRTSKVLRALADAAMRRHGLHVGQNYLLAALWERDGSTPGEVAAALNVTTPTVVKMADRMTASGLLTRRRDDRDNRLVRLWLTDAGRALQQPVAAERRLIEEKVTADLTETERESLLTALAKVHRAASELLREPIDYGDSAIT, encoded by the coding sequence ATGGCAGAGTTCCTGGACCTGCACGGCAGAACGTCGAAGGTCCTCCGAGCCCTGGCCGACGCGGCCATGCGACGCCATGGGCTGCACGTCGGACAGAACTACCTGCTCGCGGCGCTGTGGGAGCGTGATGGCAGCACGCCAGGCGAGGTCGCCGCCGCGCTGAACGTCACGACGCCCACCGTCGTCAAGATGGCTGACCGGATGACCGCCTCCGGGCTGCTCACCCGTCGCCGTGATGACCGGGACAACCGCCTCGTCCGGCTCTGGCTCACCGACGCGGGGCGTGCGCTGCAGCAACCGGTCGCAGCGGAACGGCGGTTGATCGAGGAGAAGGTCACGGCGGATCTCACCGAGACCGAACGTGAATCCCTCTTGACCGCCCTGGCGAAGGTCCATCGGGCGGCGAGCGAGCTACTGCGCGAGCCCATCGATTACGGCGACTCCGCCATCACCTGA
- a CDS encoding ATP-binding protein, with translation MTGQVSTVVLMCGLPGAGKTTYAMDLVRRGYARLSIDEVVWQRLGQRDAGLVLESEAFDRLKEVIRREQRQELVELMLAGRDVVVDYSFWSRAARDDYKALIESHGCQWELVHLKADRTTLERRLEVRSGVEGANAVTVDETLFNRYLANFEEPRGEGERVVMQSST, from the coding sequence ATGACGGGGCAAGTGAGCACGGTGGTGCTGATGTGCGGTCTTCCCGGAGCGGGCAAGACCACCTACGCGATGGATCTGGTGCGACGCGGTTACGCCCGGCTGTCGATCGACGAAGTGGTCTGGCAACGGCTCGGGCAGCGCGACGCCGGCCTGGTGCTGGAATCTGAGGCGTTCGACCGGCTCAAGGAAGTGATCCGCCGCGAGCAACGGCAGGAACTGGTCGAGCTGATGCTGGCCGGGCGTGACGTGGTGGTGGACTACAGCTTCTGGAGTCGGGCCGCCCGCGACGACTACAAGGCGCTGATTGAAAGCCACGGTTGCCAATGGGAACTGGTCCACCTCAAGGCTGACCGGACGACGCTGGAGCGCCGCCTCGAAGTACGGAGCGGCGTAGAGGGTGCCAATGCCGTCACCGTGGATGAGACGCTGTTCAACCGCTACCTGGCCAACTTCGAGGAACCGAGGGGAGAGGGTGAGCGGGTCGTCATGCAGTCCTCGACGTGA
- a CDS encoding type III PLP-dependent enzyme produces MRRPGPAPISAALHAALATESEDRIIYDLAGIGERYRSLTEELPGVDVRFAMKACPVDEVLTHLVAQGAGFDAASPNEIAQAVRTGVSPGRIHYGNTVKSDRNIAEAYRLGVRDFATDSLEDVAAIATHAPGARMFCRLATSGEGALWGLSRKFGCSAADAVLVLEAARAAGLSPAGVSVHVGSQQMTCDAWREAFHRIGDLLVSLRRSGILLDHVNLGGGLPALGYLDRRGNPLDPPLDKMFVVIREGMQRLREISGSELDFVMEPGRYLVADQGAIKAHVLRLSSRRQLDGEREYWLYLSCGKFNGLYEMDELQYRLVFPSHRDGEYVPAVVAGPSCDSDDAYAQEHSRVQVPRAVASGDPVWILSSGAYATSYMTQGFNGFDPLPCGWTAGEPERSAVTDDEASPPA; encoded by the coding sequence ATGAGGAGACCGGGACCGGCCCCGATCAGTGCGGCTCTGCACGCCGCCCTCGCGACCGAGTCCGAGGACCGGATCATCTACGACCTCGCCGGGATCGGCGAGCGGTACAGGTCACTGACCGAGGAACTACCAGGCGTCGACGTCCGGTTCGCAATGAAGGCGTGCCCGGTCGACGAGGTGTTGACCCACCTGGTGGCGCAGGGCGCGGGCTTCGACGCGGCGAGTCCCAACGAGATCGCTCAGGCGGTCAGGACCGGCGTGTCACCGGGTCGGATCCACTACGGCAACACCGTCAAGTCCGACCGGAACATCGCCGAGGCGTACCGCCTGGGTGTCAGGGACTTCGCGACCGACAGCCTGGAGGACGTCGCCGCGATCGCGACCCACGCTCCGGGCGCCCGGATGTTCTGCCGGCTGGCCACCAGCGGGGAGGGCGCGCTCTGGGGGCTCAGCCGGAAGTTCGGTTGCTCGGCTGCCGACGCGGTGCTCGTCCTGGAGGCCGCGCGGGCGGCGGGACTGTCACCGGCCGGGGTGTCGGTGCACGTCGGCTCGCAGCAGATGACGTGCGACGCCTGGCGGGAGGCCTTCCATCGCATCGGCGACCTGCTGGTGAGCCTGCGGCGGAGCGGGATCCTGCTGGACCACGTCAACCTCGGCGGCGGCCTGCCCGCCCTCGGCTATCTGGACCGCCGGGGCAACCCGCTCGACCCGCCGCTGGACAAGATGTTCGTGGTGATCCGGGAGGGCATGCAGCGGCTGCGGGAGATCTCCGGCTCCGAGCTGGACTTCGTCATGGAGCCGGGCCGCTACCTGGTCGCCGACCAGGGCGCGATCAAGGCGCACGTCCTCCGCCTGTCGTCGCGCCGGCAGCTCGACGGCGAGCGCGAGTACTGGCTCTACCTGAGCTGCGGGAAGTTCAACGGCCTCTACGAGATGGACGAGCTGCAGTACCGGCTGGTCTTTCCGTCCCACCGGGACGGGGAGTACGTTCCGGCCGTCGTCGCGGGCCCCAGCTGCGACAGTGACGACGCCTACGCCCAGGAGCACAGTCGGGTCCAGGTGCCCAGGGCGGTCGCCTCCGGAGATCCGGTGTGGATCCTCTCCAGCGGCGCCTACGCGACGAGTTACATGACCCAGGGGTTCAACGGCTTCGATCCGCTTCCGTGCGGTTGGACCGCCGGTGAGCCCGAAAGATCCGCGGTGACGGACGACGAGGCGAGTCCGCCGGCCTGA